In one window of Rhizobium sp. ACO-34A DNA:
- a CDS encoding ABC transporter substrate-binding protein, with amino-acid sequence MTLFKKAIAAAAVTLATIVPAHAETTLNVHYPMPGFFKDVMDTISKKFMEENPDIKITFANPSATYEEGIQTIMRQAGTAEMPDITFIGLNRLRMVNERDIPVDLAPFIAKDGNMAEQGFSDNILKLAQVKGKQVGLAFATSNPIMYYNADLVRKAGGNPDVPPKTWDEVIALSSKVKALGDGNEGIDFRWQGDDWMFSALLFGAGGKMLNDEESAVAFNGPEGQKAIELLDRMVKEGGLPVFTKQAGEQAFVAGKVGFAFQTTGALRNTIKNVGDKFDLRTAQIPLIDPVNGKLPTGGNAAVMLTRDGAKQNAAWKFIKFAAGPFGASVVVPGTGYVPNNELAAASPEYLGNFYKENPLFVAGLSQMPRMIPWYAFPGSNGVKVTQTIVENLSRVVEQTASPKEALDDAAAEVESLLPRS; translated from the coding sequence ATGACTCTCTTCAAAAAGGCGATTGCCGCGGCGGCCGTGACGCTGGCGACGATCGTTCCGGCCCATGCCGAAACGACGCTCAATGTTCACTATCCGATGCCCGGCTTCTTCAAGGACGTGATGGACACGATCTCGAAGAAGTTCATGGAAGAAAATCCGGATATCAAGATCACCTTCGCCAATCCTTCCGCGACCTATGAGGAAGGCATCCAGACGATCATGCGTCAGGCCGGTACGGCTGAGATGCCGGATATCACTTTCATCGGTCTCAACCGCCTGCGCATGGTCAACGAGCGCGATATCCCGGTCGATCTCGCTCCGTTCATCGCCAAGGACGGCAACATGGCCGAGCAGGGCTTTTCGGACAACATACTGAAGCTCGCCCAGGTCAAGGGCAAGCAGGTCGGTCTCGCCTTCGCGACGTCGAACCCGATCATGTATTACAACGCCGATCTCGTTCGCAAAGCCGGCGGCAACCCGGATGTCCCGCCGAAGACCTGGGACGAAGTGATCGCGCTTTCCTCCAAGGTCAAGGCGCTCGGCGACGGCAACGAAGGCATCGACTTCCGCTGGCAGGGCGACGACTGGATGTTCTCCGCGCTGCTGTTCGGCGCGGGCGGCAAGATGCTGAACGACGAGGAAAGCGCTGTCGCCTTCAACGGTCCGGAAGGCCAGAAGGCTATCGAACTGCTTGATCGCATGGTCAAGGAAGGCGGCCTGCCGGTCTTCACCAAGCAGGCCGGCGAGCAGGCCTTCGTTGCCGGCAAGGTCGGCTTTGCCTTCCAGACCACCGGCGCGCTGCGCAACACCATCAAGAACGTCGGCGACAAGTTCGACCTGCGCACTGCCCAGATCCCGCTGATCGATCCGGTGAACGGCAAGTTGCCGACCGGCGGTAACGCCGCCGTCATGCTGACGCGTGACGGCGCCAAGCAGAATGCTGCCTGGAAGTTCATCAAGTTCGCGGCCGGTCCGTTCGGCGCTTCGGTCGTCGTGCCGGGCACCGGCTATGTGCCGAACAACGAACTCGCTGCCGCTTCGCCTGAATATCTCGGCAACTTCTACAAGGAAAACCCGCTCTTCGTCGCTGGCCTTTCGCAGATGCCGCGCATGATCCCGTGGTATGCCTTCCCGGGTTCCAACGGCGTGAAGGTCACCCAGACGATCGTCGAGAACCTGTCGCGCGTGGTCGAGCAGACGGCTTCGCCGAAGGAAGCGCTTGATGATGCCGCTGCCGAGGTCGAAAGCCTGCTGCCGCGCAGCTGA
- a CDS encoding sugar ABC transporter permease has protein sequence MMNDTLSLGRILRLSVLTIGAIVFLAPYIFMISTAGKAQSDIFSSSLSLIPQTWFYVENFSKALSRVSMGSLLLNGVVVCGLILIVQVVVAIPCAYAMAKLSFRAARLMMALVMLGLLVPIHATALPLYVAFDKMSALNSYFALVAPFSISVFAIFLFLQFFRGIPDDLIHAARLDGMSETGIVMRVIVPNAWPAITAFSIFSVVAHWNDLFWPLIVVTNQAYATPPLGLLYFRAAEAGDDYGALMAATLIITLPLVLAFLFAQKRFVEGITMTGLKG, from the coding sequence ATGATGAACGACACCCTTTCCCTCGGCCGTATCCTGCGACTTTCGGTTCTGACGATCGGGGCGATCGTCTTCCTCGCGCCTTACATCTTCATGATCTCCACGGCCGGCAAGGCGCAGAGCGATATCTTCTCGTCGTCGCTCTCGCTGATCCCGCAGACCTGGTTTTATGTGGAGAATTTCTCCAAGGCCCTCAGCCGCGTGTCGATGGGCAGCCTGCTTCTCAACGGTGTGGTCGTCTGCGGCCTGATCCTGATCGTGCAGGTCGTGGTCGCCATCCCCTGCGCCTATGCCATGGCCAAGCTTTCCTTCCGGGCGGCGCGGCTGATGATGGCGCTGGTCATGCTCGGCCTGCTGGTGCCGATCCATGCGACCGCGCTACCGCTCTATGTGGCCTTCGACAAGATGTCGGCGCTGAACAGCTACTTTGCGCTCGTTGCACCGTTCTCGATCTCGGTCTTCGCCATCTTTCTCTTCCTGCAGTTCTTCCGCGGCATTCCGGATGACCTGATCCATGCGGCGCGGCTCGACGGCATGTCTGAGACTGGCATCGTGATGCGGGTCATCGTGCCCAATGCATGGCCGGCGATCACGGCATTCTCGATCTTCTCGGTGGTGGCCCACTGGAACGACCTGTTCTGGCCGCTGATCGTCGTCACCAATCAGGCCTATGCGACGCCGCCGCTCGGACTTCTCTACTTCCGCGCCGCGGAAGCCGGCGACGACTACGGCGCGCTGATGGCGGCGACCCTCATCATCACTCTTCCCCTCGTCCTCGCTTTCCTGTTCGCGCAGAAGCGGTTCGTCGAGGGCATCACCATGACCGGTCTGAAAGGCTGA
- a CDS encoding ABC transporter permease has product MASLAFDGMQVGSAQSPAKIAQRREARIALLLSAPALVLMLLFIILPTIAVIFLGFTDFELGYGSFRFVGFENYADLIGDRTFRKSLWNTTVYAAIVAPASMALGLGIALLIEAEGWGKGFFRTAYFLPVASLLVAMATVWQYLFHPTIGPVNALLDLVGIAGPNWLGASSTVLTSLAIIGVWQSTGFNMVLFLAGLSAIPRELYQAAEIDGARSAFSRFSLVTWPMLGPTTLFVTTISIINAVKVFETVKTLTEGGPNKASEVLLFSIYQEGFVFLRVGYASAMTVIFLAILVSLMFLQYRVMDRKVHYA; this is encoded by the coding sequence ATGGCTAGCCTCGCTTTCGACGGCATGCAGGTGGGTTCGGCTCAATCGCCGGCAAAGATCGCGCAACGCCGGGAGGCGCGCATTGCGCTCCTTCTGTCCGCGCCGGCGCTCGTGCTGATGCTGCTTTTCATCATCCTGCCGACGATTGCGGTGATCTTTCTCGGCTTCACCGATTTCGAACTCGGCTACGGCAGCTTCCGTTTCGTCGGCTTCGAGAATTATGCCGACCTGATCGGCGACCGGACCTTCCGCAAGTCCCTGTGGAACACCACGGTTTACGCAGCCATCGTCGCGCCTGCGTCCATGGCGCTTGGCCTTGGCATCGCGCTTCTGATCGAGGCGGAAGGTTGGGGCAAGGGATTTTTCCGCACGGCCTATTTCCTGCCGGTAGCCTCGCTGCTCGTGGCCATGGCGACCGTCTGGCAGTATCTTTTCCATCCGACCATCGGCCCGGTCAACGCCCTTCTCGATCTGGTGGGCATCGCCGGTCCGAACTGGCTCGGCGCGTCCAGCACGGTGCTGACCAGCCTCGCGATCATCGGCGTCTGGCAGTCGACCGGTTTCAACATGGTTTTGTTCCTGGCGGGTCTTTCCGCGATCCCACGCGAACTCTATCAGGCGGCGGAGATCGACGGCGCGCGCTCTGCTTTCTCGCGCTTCAGCCTCGTGACCTGGCCCATGCTCGGGCCGACCACGCTCTTCGTCACCACGATTAGCATCATCAATGCGGTCAAGGTGTTCGAGACGGTGAAGACGCTGACCGAAGGTGGTCCGAACAAGGCTTCCGAGGTTCTGCTTTTCAGCATCTATCAGGAGGGCTTCGTCTTTCTCCGGGTCGGCTATGCCTCGGCCATGACGGTGATCTTCCTCGCGATCCTCGTGTCGCTGATGTTCCTCCAGTACCGCGTCATGGACCGGAAGGTGCACTACGCATGA